CGATCGCTCCACGGCGTGAGCCAACCGCCGGCCATGTCGGCATCGTCGTTCGGGATCGAAACGCTGGCACAGCGAAGGGAGGCTCCATGCCAACACGGAAGGCAGAAGCGGAATGGAAGGGCAATCTCGCCGAAGGCAGCGGGCGGCTGAGAGTCGGCAGCGGCGCCTTTGACGGGCCGTATTCGTTCAAATCCCGATTTGAAGAAGGCCAAGCGGCGACCAACCCGGAGGAGTTGATCGGCGCTGCCCACGCCGGGTGCTTCACGATGGCACTGACCGCGCAGCTTTCACGGGCGGGCCTCACGCCGACGCGCATCCACACCGGTGCGGAGGTGACGCTGGAGAGGGTCGG
The nucleotide sequence above comes from Deltaproteobacteria bacterium. Encoded proteins:
- a CDS encoding OsmC family protein, which gives rise to MPTRKAEAEWKGNLAEGSGRLRVGSGAFDGPYSFKSRFEEGQAATNPEELIGAAHAGCFTMALTAQLSRAGLTPTRIHTGAEVTLERVGEGFSITRIELETEADIPGIDEATFHKNALDAKRNCPVSKALAGTEIHLNARLL